The Halichondria panicea chromosome 8, odHalPani1.1, whole genome shotgun sequence DNA segment ACACACCCCTCCCCCTGCAGACAACATTGCCCCGGGCAAGGTGTGGGTACTGGAGGTGTTCCTGACGGGAGAGGAAGAGTCACTCACTCGAGACACGCTCAAGGACCACTCCGGCCTCAGGACAGCGTACTCGTCTCTAGATAGAGCTGCTCAgaccacactcacacagatGCAGGTATCCGCAACCTCCCCTTTGAGAACGAAAGGTCAATGGCGACGACAGACAAACAATTCCACGGCTGGAGGTGTTTCGTACACTGATGGAGGGTTTCAGAGCACACCACGATCAGGGAAACCCCCTCCACTACAAGCATCATCAAGTACCCCAATAGCTGTCGTAGGAGATCACAACAAAATGAAGTCTACTAGCCGTTCTGAAGACGCCATTGTTATTAGTCCAAATATGAGCACGGTGTTTTTCGATAAACCTCCACCTTCACCTGAGGTAAAACACAGACTTTCAAGCAGCTCTTCAACTAAGCAAGATATGGACGAATCGGAATATGTGGATGCAGTGGAAACGATGGAAAGCACTGTAGATGTGAGCCAAGGAGCAAGTGGCAATCCATCGTCCTCGGCCCAAGCCATCCCAATTAAAAGGGAAGATTCTGACGCTGTTTTCGAGGATGCCAGGCCAGGTAGTGTGAGCAGTGAAGTGTACGCAACACCGTCCCCTTCACCTCCTCGTGAGCCAAAGACGCAAGATGGAGGCACTAAAGAGAAAGACGACGACAACACTCTCACTCGTGATCAAAAGCAAGAAAACAATCCTGCCACTCTGACAAACGAAGAACTGTCCAAGTTAATCAACACACCCGTTTTTCTCGATTCCAGCGAACAAGAAGCAAGTATAACAGCTGTTCAGAGCGCTAACAGGGCGTCTATGATCAATCCCCTACCCCCTTCTTGGAAGTTCAGGACCACACCTGATTCTGACTGCGATGACGACTTTGTTGACAGTGAAACTCTGGATAAAATGCTTAATGCTGCAGGGGCCAAGGAAGCCAATGGTGGCAATGATTTTGTGGATGGCTCTGACGTTCGAGTGATGGCTCAAAACTCTCGTCCAGAGAAAGGTGACCTCAAACATCCACCACCTCTACCCCCTCGGAATCTACCCAATGCACGATCACGCCCACGCCCCCCACAAGGGGGATCCCCtgttgccccaccccctctacCCCCGCGTAACTACACACTGGCAAGAGACGCAGAGCAGCCAAAGCAGCCCGATGATCTATCACTTCGCCGTTCGATTTACGACACGTTGAGCAGAGATGCTTCATCAGACATGATCACAGGTACGTACATTCACATGTAGACAAAGAGATAAAGGATTTTTATGCACGTACATATATGATGAGTATACGTATTAATTATGGTATTATTATAGATATATAATTGTAATTTTAGTACATTACGAAAGATTCTTTCTCTCTATTCTAAAGCCTACGCtattgtaaacacattttacatgtatactgtagctatattatatactaGCTACTCAGGATTTGGCACCAAACACATGTCCTCACATCCCCTCCTCGCAGACACTGGAGAATTAGCCAATGAGATTGAAGACGAGGAGTCCACCCCCATCCCAGTCATAACCCCGGACCCTGACGCAGAGGGGGCTCTGGTACCTGACTCAAGTGACACTCCAGAGCTACAAGAAGAGCAGCCATTGGAGCAAACTGACCAATCGAATGAAGGAACAATAGATCAAAGTACGGATATTTATTCTGACTCACCAAAACTGAGGAATCGGAAGGCAATCATATCCGGAGATCAAAATGGAGAGGATGTGATTTTCCATGAAGCTTCGGCTAACGATGATTCTCCTGTGACATCAAAAACTGTATCAATGGTATCAACAGAGAGTCAAATTGATCAGAGTATTGATCAAAATGAGGTTAGTATTGATCAGAGTGAGTCAAGTATGAATCAAGCGTCTCAAAGCTTGTACCTGGAGAGTTTATATGAATACATACCTGACGGAACGGTTACACCTCCTGGAGAagctagttttattgctccggAATCTCTCGTAAATGGTCTCCCTCTCAAATTTCAACAGCTCAGAGATAAAATGAGAGCAGCTCCTACACTGCCACCACGAAATGCAATCACCAAGCCTACAAGGTTAAAGGACAGCGAGGACGAGCTGAGTGATCCTGATGAATCTAGTGACGAAGATGATATTGGAGCTTTGAAGGGTAGGGGAAACTGGATCCCCCCTACCACTCTTAAGAGGCCGCCATCCGTGAGTTGGCTTGTTGCCTTTGTGTTGTATTTACTTCACAAATTCGCTTTTTAAATTTCCACATTGTATTTACTTCTTTAACAGAGCTTTTTAGGGTTGCCTAGATACAGTAATCGtgcatgcattgtgtgtgtacttgtcaACTCGACAATGTAGAGTACTGTACAATATAATCTGTATCAACTGATCCTTGTATTGACCCCGTCCCTCTCTCAGTCGAATGATAAAGATCCGTACCTTGTGAAGAGGTGTCTGTATGTCCAGCAGTACATGGGCACAGAGGTGATGTTACTAGGCAGTGAGAACCTGCACAGGAACCACAGTGTCCTCAACTTACTGGTGAGTAGACAGTAGACAGTTTCACTTACCAGCATCTGTATATCATTcctttaccccccccccccacacacacacacacagtggcgcTCGCTGCTCCCTCAGCTGATGGAGTTGGACAATGCCTTGAGGAGAGATGCCCCTGGACCACCACCACGATCTGAGGTCCGTCCCTCCAGCTCTGTCGTCACTTACAGCAGTCTGGACCGCAGCTGTGAAGGTACTGTAGCCATAGCAATACGTGTACACATGGACTGTTAGTAATTTGGTTTTTCTGAACGCTTGGAAAGAGCACTGTGCTATACTGAGCCATAAGGATTatttacagcataattattgtatgccGTATAGGACATAACCTGTGCAGTATACAAGTAGCTCGTGTGCAGTGGTGCATACAACATCTTGTACATACAACTACTAATgacgccccccccccccccccactctctACAGCTGTCCCTCACACAACTGCCTACCACTTCCGCCATGCCCTGAGACGGATACATCACGAGTACAACAAGGACCCGTCCCTCATGCAAGTTAGCCTCAGGTGAGCTAGCGGGGAAATTGTATATATAACACGTACTCCTTTGATTAGTATGGCTTGTCGTCCGTTCGTTGTATGAAGTACAGAGAGTATCCACCATTGAAGAATGCTACGTATGATTATAAGTGGAAATTAACCCTTTAATACGGACATTGGGGGAACAAAGTTTtggccattataattatatacggaGGCCTTTGTTGaagggttgttttgtacacatgtatactgtgtacactgttcatttgggacctggccttTATCATCACAGTTGGCTTTTCTTCAGTGGTGGACATTAAGAAGGGTCCCCGTGTCATTCTCTTTGTCTTTGTTTCCTCCAGCAAGGAGCATCTAcgagtgctgagtcagcatgtGCACGAACGGGAGGTCTACCTACAGCCGAGTCGTATGGGGCACCTGGACGTATTAGCCATGCACGGGCAGGTAGAGAAATACGCTAAGACTAAAACATCTTTGAGACAGCAACCCACTGGCGGACCTAAGATCATGTTTGTGTGAACTATGtctgtacaattataataattcttaTAGCCTTATAATTCTTATAGCAAAATTTATTTTATCTTTTTCTCTCATTTGTATTTTCACATATGACAGTCTTTGTTAGCAGGTGTTGTTTTAACTCAATTAATTTGTGAGCAAT contains these protein-coding regions:
- the LOC135339340 gene encoding uncharacterized protein LOC135339340, which gives rise to MDFKQKLKDSVRSDASKGQSSKEKEAQEDDYIYAPVNTTTTEHPLPHHQDRTLFVVDLSRLKAERDTLENALVIYRPEKEFKKPQYEQRCSQLVGLSLCTMNFTGKYPEFLRLKGTGYAVRGLGEHYVMGLSSRIEEPPAYCVNYLKNIHDMFRFYYHTPSVVYKAAKDDWDKFKEMMSSRINGILEYVLRDQHSVPAMLNPLPYIKTNPNKKKSSRNFLLASRILKACQHHTSIVGGALTHNQGLFMSQFSPEVTEKLLLIGGGAVSLDHMSVLGDNIAPGKVWVLEVFLTGEEESLTRDTLKDHSGLRTAYSSLDRAAQTTLTQMQVSATSPLRTKGQWRRQTNNSTAGGVSYTDGGFQSTPRSGKPPPLQASSSTPIAVVGDHNKMKSTSRSEDAIVISPNMSTVFFDKPPPSPEVKHRLSSSSSTKQDMDESEYVDAVETMESTVDVSQGASGNPSSSAQAIPIKREDSDAVFEDARPGSVSSEVYATPSPSPPREPKTQDGGTKEKDDDNTLTRDQKQENNPATLTNEELSKLINTPVFLDSSEQEASITAVQSANRASMINPLPPSWKFRTTPDSDCDDDFVDSETLDKMLNAAGAKEANGGNDFVDGSDVRVMAQNSRPEKGDLKHPPPLPPRNLPNARSRPRPPQGGSPVAPPPLPPRNYTLARDAEQPKQPDDLSLRRSIYDTLSRDASSDMITDTGELANEIEDEESTPIPVITPDPDAEGALVPDSSDTPELQEEQPLEQTDQSNEGTIDQSTDIYSDSPKLRNRKAIISGDQNGEDVIFHEASANDDSPVTSKTVSMVSTESQIDQSIDQNEVSIDQSESSMNQASQSLYLESLYEYIPDGTVTPPGEASFIAPESLVNGLPLKFQQLRDKMRAAPTLPPRNAITKPTRLKDSEDELSDPDESSDEDDIGALKGRGNWIPPTTLKRPPSSNDKDPYLVKRCLYVQQYMGTEVMLLGSENLHRNHSVLNLLWRSLLPQLMELDNALRRDAPGPPPRSEVRPSSSVVTYSSLDRSCEAVPHTTAYHFRHALRRIHHEYNKDPSLMQVSLSKEHLRVLSQHVHEREVYLQPSRMGHLDVLAMHGQVEKYAKTKTSLRQQPTGGPKIMFV